From Halobacillus sp. Marseille-Q1614, the proteins below share one genomic window:
- a CDS encoding IclR family transcriptional regulator — protein sequence MKNKDNSSQSNSAVERALTILELIAAKRNPVSLAEISQELGIAKSTSHRIMEALKNKGFIEQVEDTEKYQVGLKAIEVGVSSLTKWNLVDIVTPYLRQLALDLNETAFLAVYDKGEVVYLYKAEANQSVRTTADLGTRKPIHSTGLGKAIVSTFHLEEVDHVLTEKGMPKFTEKTIIDPKQYIEELSKVRKNGYSMDDEEAEVGLTCIAVPIFNYTGRAIAAISVAGPTERMIKNKETIIESLKKVNGYVSNRLGFVPSMRQNM from the coding sequence GTGAAAAATAAAGATAATTCATCTCAATCCAACTCAGCCGTAGAACGAGCGTTAACAATCCTAGAGCTGATTGCTGCAAAAAGAAACCCGGTGAGCCTGGCGGAAATATCACAAGAGCTTGGTATAGCAAAAAGTACGTCCCATCGAATTATGGAGGCTCTTAAAAATAAAGGGTTTATTGAGCAAGTAGAAGATACAGAAAAGTACCAGGTCGGTTTAAAAGCCATTGAGGTTGGAGTGTCGAGTCTGACAAAGTGGAACCTGGTGGATATAGTGACTCCTTATTTAAGGCAGCTAGCTTTAGACTTAAACGAAACGGCCTTCTTAGCGGTTTATGACAAAGGAGAAGTTGTGTACTTATATAAAGCAGAAGCCAATCAATCTGTGAGAACGACAGCCGATCTCGGTACTCGCAAACCGATACATTCCACTGGGCTTGGAAAGGCCATCGTTTCCACTTTTCATTTGGAAGAAGTGGATCATGTTCTCACGGAAAAAGGAATGCCTAAATTTACGGAGAAAACAATAATTGATCCAAAGCAGTATATAGAGGAGCTAAGCAAAGTGAGGAAAAACGGCTATTCTATGGATGATGAGGAAGCTGAAGTTGGACTTACGTGTATCGCCGTTCCCATTTTCAACTATACGGGCAGGGCCATTGCAGCCATAAGTGTCGCCGGCCCCACAGAACGCATGATTAAAAATAAAGAAACGATTATAGAGTCCCTTAAAAAGGTTAATGGTTACGTTTCTAATCGGCTCGGGTTTGTGCCATCGATGAGACAGAATATGTAA
- the kduI gene encoding 5-dehydro-4-deoxy-D-glucuronate isomerase: MQVRYATNPRDFNQYDNERIREDFLIENLFVRGELNMVYSHYDRLIVGGAIPTSTPLKLDDPETLKTEFFLERREIGIINISDQTGKVTVDGETYELNKRDCLYVGKGKENVTIESADASAPASFYLVSATAHKEYPVQKLTREETVETHLGSDAESNNRVICKYIHEDGLKSCQLMLGMTFLAPNNMWNTMPPHVHDRRMEAYLYFDMDESSKVFHFMGEPNNTRNIVVRNQQVVLSPPWSIHSGVGTSNYTFIWAMAGENYTFTDMDHVDMEDMK, from the coding sequence ATGCAAGTAAGATATGCAACGAATCCTAGAGACTTTAATCAGTATGATAATGAAAGAATCCGCGAAGATTTCCTGATTGAGAACCTTTTTGTCAGAGGGGAACTGAACATGGTTTATTCTCACTATGACCGCTTAATTGTCGGCGGAGCTATTCCTACCTCAACGCCGCTTAAATTGGATGATCCGGAAACTTTAAAAACAGAATTTTTTCTAGAAAGAAGAGAGATTGGAATTATTAATATTTCTGATCAGACTGGCAAAGTAACTGTTGATGGAGAAACTTACGAGCTGAATAAGAGGGATTGTTTATATGTAGGAAAAGGAAAAGAAAATGTTACAATAGAAAGTGCAGATGCTTCAGCACCTGCTTCTTTTTACCTCGTTTCTGCAACCGCTCACAAAGAGTATCCAGTTCAGAAGCTGACGCGCGAAGAAACAGTGGAAACTCATTTAGGGTCTGATGCTGAATCCAATAATCGTGTGATTTGTAAATATATTCATGAGGATGGACTTAAAAGCTGTCAGCTTATGCTGGGAATGACCTTCCTGGCACCAAACAATATGTGGAATACAATGCCGCCTCACGTTCACGATCGTCGAATGGAAGCTTACTTATATTTTGATATGGACGAAAGCTCAAAGGTCTTTCACTTTATGGGTGAACCAAATAACACCAGAAACATCGTAGTAAGAAACCAGCAAGTCGTTCTATCCCCTCCTTGGTCCATTCATTCCGGAGTAGGGACAAGCAACTACACATTTATCTGGGCAATGGCTGGAGAGAATTATACATTCACCGATATGGATCATGTGGATATGGAAGATATGAAGTAA